A single window of Eucalyptus grandis isolate ANBG69807.140 chromosome 1, ASM1654582v1, whole genome shotgun sequence DNA harbors:
- the LOC104433494 gene encoding uncharacterized protein LOC104433494 isoform X1 gives MFLDCMASTTETEYAAFLEKVKRTVYVDNLSPQVTEPVLRTALDQFGMVKNIQFITNYIEPEHIPNRALVEMEDEEQAKAIVKLIASCPLMIVGMPRPVRACAAKVEMFEDRPAKPGRKIEVRWLDADDPNFEVAQKWKKIDKRHAAEARFLLKQKAEEEKLAKQQADNLKANFAKYEMIDAIMADGTAARLAEYYGLNLRDES, from the exons ATTGCATGGCGAGCACTACAGAGACAGAGTATGCTGCTTTTCTGGAGAAGGTGAAACGGACTGTCTATGTCGACAACCTATCACCCCAGGTCACTGAACCTGTCTTGAGGACTGCTCTTGACCAGTTTGGAATGgtaaaaaatattcaattcaTCACGAACTACATAGAGCCGGAGCACATCCCAAATCGTGCTCTTGTCGAGATGGAAGATGAGGAGCAGGCAAAAGCGATTGTGAAGCTGATTGCTAGCTGCCCGCTGATGATAGTTGGGATGCCAAGGCCTGTGAGAGCTTGTGCTGCTAAAGTGGAGATGTTTGAGGATCGCCCAGCAAAGCCTGGTAGGAAAATAGAGGTCCGCTGGTTGGATGCAGATGATCCTAACTTTGAGGTAGCTCAGAAGTGGAAGAAAATTGATAAAAGGCATGCTGCTGAAGCTCGATTTTTGCTCAAA CAAAAGGCAGAAGAAGAGAAACTTGCTAAGCAGCAGGCAGACAATCTTAAGGCAAACTTTGCCAAGTACGAAATGATCGATGCCATCATGGCAGATGGAACTGCGGCGCGTTTGGCTGAATATTATGGATTGAACCTCAGGGATGAGTCATAA
- the LOC104433494 gene encoding uncharacterized protein LOC104433494 isoform X2 has protein sequence MASTTETEYAAFLEKVKRTVYVDNLSPQVTEPVLRTALDQFGMVKNIQFITNYIEPEHIPNRALVEMEDEEQAKAIVKLIASCPLMIVGMPRPVRACAAKVEMFEDRPAKPGRKIEVRWLDADDPNFEVAQKWKKIDKRHAAEARFLLKQQKAEEEKLAKQQADNLKANFAKYEMIDAIMADGTAARLAEYYGLNLRDES, from the exons ATGGCGAGCACTACAGAGACAGAGTATGCTGCTTTTCTGGAGAAGGTGAAACGGACTGTCTATGTCGACAACCTATCACCCCAGGTCACTGAACCTGTCTTGAGGACTGCTCTTGACCAGTTTGGAATGgtaaaaaatattcaattcaTCACGAACTACATAGAGCCGGAGCACATCCCAAATCGTGCTCTTGTCGAGATGGAAGATGAGGAGCAGGCAAAAGCGATTGTGAAGCTGATTGCTAGCTGCCCGCTGATGATAGTTGGGATGCCAAGGCCTGTGAGAGCTTGTGCTGCTAAAGTGGAGATGTTTGAGGATCGCCCAGCAAAGCCTGGTAGGAAAATAGAGGTCCGCTGGTTGGATGCAGATGATCCTAACTTTGAGGTAGCTCAGAAGTGGAAGAAAATTGATAAAAGGCATGCTGCTGAAGCTCGATTTTTGCTCAAA CAGCAAAAGGCAGAAGAAGAGAAACTTGCTAAGCAGCAGGCAGACAATCTTAAGGCAAACTTTGCCAAGTACGAAATGATCGATGCCATCATGGCAGATGGAACTGCGGCGCGTTTGGCTGAATATTATGGATTGAACCTCAGGGATGAGTCATAA
- the LOC104433271 gene encoding LOW QUALITY PROTEIN: ATPase family AAA domain-containing protein At1g05910 (The sequence of the model RefSeq protein was modified relative to this genomic sequence to represent the inferred CDS: inserted 1 base in 1 codon) produces MYPKRSGQGDVPVPRPVRTSDRLRRRPKIYGRTYFYYNPSIIRTKKSKAKTRTAASQIARLLRPGTRSDRTPNSTSMATNLRRSSRKRVSVRFDGYTDSSGMEDEDLMIKSYRSSRRRIDNNASHDELSTPQRRKIVEKRSAPRREGLRPRHSNAMAGHNDLHSDDEEQGTSDEKADQDGAENGNGEDAENEDEGDGEDEGDRGGEGDGEDEGEEDADDDEVEDEQEGRRRYDLRNRAEVRRLSMDTGKQRPRSPRRILHQGMGNKVSRDVRKGTSRVHKRHRIGRAEDSDDSLLVDELDQGPAIPWGRGGNRSGAPWLFGGLDMHGTTAWGLNVAASGWGHQGDALAVLTSGIQTAGPSSKGGADIQPLQVDDSVSFDDIGGLSGYIDALKEMVFFPLLYPDFFASYHITPPRGVLLCGPPGTGKTLIARALACAASKAGQKVSFYMRKGADVLSKWVGEAERQLKLLFEEAQRNQPSIIFFDEIDGLAPVRSSKQEQIHNSIVSTLLALMDGLDSRGQVVLIGATNRIDAIDGALRRPGRFDREFNFPLPGCEARAEILDIHTRKWKKPPSEELRRELAASCVGYCGADLKALCTEAAIRAFRERYPQVYTSDDKFLIDVDSVKVEKDHFIEAMSTITPAAHRGSIVQSRPLSSAVAPCLKRHLQKAMACISDIFPPLAVSSDLTKLSMLSYGSAIPLVYRPRLLLCGNEGVGLDHLGPAILHELEKFPXHSLGLPSLLSDPSAKTPEEALVHIFGEARRTTPSILYLPQFHLWWETAHDQLRAVLLTLLEELPSDLPVLLLGISLEAPEHDKHVTSIFPPRTVYQVERPSVEDRDSFFDNLIEAALSVSSDVITKECPRSVSLPELPKAPKVATGPKASELKAKFEAEQHALRRLRMCLRDICNRILYDKRFSVFHYPVTDEDAPNYRSIIQNPMDVSTLLQRVDSGQYIACLAFLQDMDLIVTNAKAYNGDDYNGARIVSRAHELRDAVHGMLSQMDPALVTYCDKIAAQGGPINLPDDLAGSTFPSTPVVHLGTGTRASARLRNVQPDLNLDQTYVALKRPKKNVDGQHGEEEKLRIQDSGPSKSSHDLELNDVAPERPEPSPADVSTAEPPEAATECGDDGGRSNDALMLDSDVSDQVASVKQLFIDRTDNYVIPQLERLYTRIIKGVFETRKGVGGNLRHSILSFLLKFAENEANFSS; encoded by the exons ATGTATCCCAAGCGGTCCGGTCAGGGGGACGTGCCCGTCCCGAGGCCCGTGCGCACCAGCGATAGGCTCCGGCGAAGGCCGAAGATTTACGGCCGCACCTACTTCTACTACAACCCCTCCATCATCCGCACCAAGAAGAGCAAGGCCAAGACGAGGACCGCGGCTTCGCAGATTGCGAGGCTGCTCCGCCCTGGGACTCGGTCCGACCGGACCCCTAATTCCACG TCAATGGCGACCAACCTCCGGCGTTCTTCCAGGAAGAGGGTCTCTGTACGTTTCGATGGCTATACAGACAGTTCTGGCATGGAGGACGAGGACCTGATG ATAAAGAGTTATAGATCTTCGAGGAGACGAATAGATAATAATGCAAGTCACGATGAGCTATCGACTCCGCAACGTAGAAAAATCGTGGAGAAGAGATCGGCTCCTCGTCGTGAAGGCTTGAGGCCACGTCATTCGAATGCCATGGCAGGACATAACGATTTGCATTCAGATGATGAGGAACAGGGTACATCTGATGAGAAGGCTGACCAAGATGGAGCTGAAAATGGCAATGGAGAAGATGCTGAGAATGAGGATGAGGGGGATGGGGAGGATGAGGGTGATCGCGGGGGTGAAGGTGAtggtgaagatgaaggagaagaggatGCTGATGATGACGAGGTTGAAGATGAACAGGAGGGCCGGAGAAGGTATGATCTTCGTAATCGTGCGGAAGTGCGAAGACTTTCAATGGATACTGGGAAGCAAAGACCAAGATCTCCAAGAAGAATATTGCATCAAGGAATGGGGAATAAGGTCAGTAGAGATGTTAGAAAGGGTACCTCTCGTGTTCATAAACGGCACCGTATAGGAAGGGCTGAAGATTCCGACGATTCACTTCTTGTAGATGAGCTAGATCAGGGACCTGCAATTCCCTGGGGACGAGGTGGAAACCGCTCGGGAGCTCCTTGGCTCTTCGGGGGACTAGATATGCATGGGACAACAGCCTGGGGTTTGAATGTTGCTGCATCTGGTTGGGGTCATCAGGGTGATGCCCTTGCTGTCTTGACTAGCGGGATCCAAACTGCTGGCCCTAGTTCTAAGGGTGGGGCAGATATCCAGCCTTTACAGGTCGATGACAGTGTGAGTTTTGACGATATCGGTGGCCTCTCTGGGTATATTGATGCTCTGAAGGAAATGGTCTTCTTTCCCTTACTATATCCTGATTTCTTTGCAAGTTATCACATTACTCCACCAAGAGGAGTGTTGTTGTGTGGTCCGCCTGGCACAGGGAAAACGCTGATTGCAAGGGCATTAGCTTGTGCTGCTTCAAAGGCTGGTCAGAAAGTCAGCTTTTATATGCGGAAGGGTGCTGATGTGCTTAGCAAGTGGGTTGGTGAGGCTGAGAGACAGTTAAAGCTGCTTTTCGAGGAGGCGCAAAGGAATCAACCTTCCATTATATTCTTTGATGAAATAGATGGTCTTGCTCCTGTACGGTCTAGCAAGCAAGAACAGATTCACAATTCCATCGTGTCGACTTTGCTTGCCTTGATGGATGGTCTTGATTCTCGTGGGCAAGTTGTTCTGATTGGAGCTACCAACAGGATTGATGCCATTGACGGGGCTCTTCGTAGGCCTGGACGATTTGATCGTGAATTCAACTTTCCTCTGCCGGGTTGTGAGGCACGTGCAGAAATACTAGACATACACACTCGCAAGTGGAAGAAGCCTCCATCAGAGGAGCTGAGGCGGGAACTCGCGGCTAGTTGTGTCGGATATTGCGGTGCGGACTTGAAGGCCTTGTGCACTGAAGCTGCTATACGCGCCTTCCGTGAAAGATATCCTCAAGTTTACACCAGCGACGATAAATTTTTGATAGATGTTGATTCTGTTAAGGTTGAAAAAGATCACTTTATTGAAGCCATGTCGACAATTACACCCGCTGCTCACAGAGGCTCCATAGTGCAGTCTAGACCATTGTCCTCTGCAGTTGCACCATGCCTAAAGAGACACCTGCAGAAAGCCATGGCCTGTATCTCTGATATTTTTCCTCCTCTAGCAGTTTCGTCTGATTTAACCAAGCTTTCTATGCTATCATATGGTTCTGCAATCCCTTTAGTGTATAGACCTCGGCTACTGCTGTGTGGTAATGAAGGCGTTGGGCTG GATCACCTCGGGCCTGCTATATTGCATGAACTGGAGAAGTTCC TGCATTCTCTTGGACTTCCGTCTCTTCTTTCGGATCCTAGTGCAAAGACACCTGAAGAAGCATTGGTTCATATATTTGGTGAAGCCAGGAGAACGACCCCATCAATACTCTATTTACCTCAATTCCATCTTTGGTGGGAAACA GCACACGATCAGTTGAGGGCTGTCCTACTGACTCTCTTGGAGGAATTGCCATCAGACTTGCCTGTATTATTGCTTGGAATCTCACTAGAAGCACCTGAGCATGATAAGCATGtcacttcaatttttcctccgcGCACCGT CTATCAAGTGGAGAGACCTTCTGTTGAAGATAGAGATtccttttttgacaatttaatcGAAGCTGCCTTGTCAGTCTCTTCTGATGTTATCACAAAAGAATGCCCAAGATCTGTGTCTCTTCCCGAACTTCCCAAGGCACCTAAAGTTGCAACTGGCCCAAAGGCCTCTGAACTGAAAGCTAAGTTTGAGGCTGAGCAGCATGCACTTCGACGACTGCGCATGTGCCTTCGAGATATTTGCAACAG GATTCTGTACGACAAAAGATTTAGTGTCTTTCATTATCCAGTGACAGATGAAGATGCCCCAAACTATCGCTCAATCATTCAGAACCCAATGGACGTGTCCACTCTACTGCAGCGTGTTGACTCCGGACAGTACATTGCATGTTTAGCATTTCTGCAGGACATGGATCTAATTGTTACTAACGCAAAA GCTTATAACGGAGATGACTACAATGGCGCTAGAATTGTTAGCAGAGCTCATGAGCTTCGTGATGCG GTGCATGGAATGTTGTCACAAATGGACCCTGCTCTGGTAACCTACTGTGACAAGATTGCGGCTCAAGGGGGCCCAATCAACTTGCCAGATGATTTAGCTGGATCAACCTTTCCTTCGACTCCTGTTGTGCACCTTGGAACAGGTACTAGAGCAAGTGCTCGACTTCGGAATGTCCAGCCAGATTTAAATTTAGACCAAACCTATGTGGCACTGAAACGACCGAAGAAGAACGTCGATGGCCAACATGGAG AGGAAGAGAAGTTAAGGATCCAAGATTCAGGTCCGTCAAAGTCATCCCATGATCTGGAGTTGAATGACGTGGCTCCTGAGAGGCCTGAACCCTCTCCTGCTGATGTCAGCACTGCGGAACCTCCCGAAGCCGCTACCGAATGTGGTGATGACGGTGGCAGATCAAATGATGCATTGATGTTGGATTCTGATGTTTCAGATCAAGTGGCATCGGTTAAGCAGCTCTTCATCGATCGTACAGATAATTACGTCATTCCTCAGCTGGAAAGGCTCTACACTAGGATTATAAAGGGAGTATTCGAGACCAGAAAAGGAGTCGGGGGTAATCTGAGGCActcaattttgagttttttgttgaaatttgcGGAGAATGAAGCAAATTTCTCCTCTTAA
- the LOC104433357 gene encoding GTP 3',8-cyclase, mitochondrial, with protein sequence MVLFSKSMSALRGLRSRAVSYGGGSYSLSSCKAGGGSLDHYTTCAKLSEDPLKESSPSDMLVDSFGRLHTYLRISLTERCNLRCQYCMPAEGVELTPSSHLLSQNEIVSLANLFVTSGVNKIRLTGGEPTIRKDIEDICLQLSSLKGLKTLAMTTNGITLARKLPKLKEFGLNSINISLDTLVPAKFEFLTRRKGHEKVLESINAAVDLGYNPVKVNCVVMRGVNDDEICDFVELTRSKPINVRFIEFMPFNGNVWNVKKLVPYYEMLDKVVAKYQGLQRIQDHPSETAKNYRIDGHHGTVSFITSMTEHFCAGCNRLRLLADGNFKVCLFGPAEVSLRDPLRAGAEEDELREIISAAVKRKKAAHAGMLDIAKTANRPMIHIGG encoded by the exons ATGGTGCTCTTCTCCAAGAGTATGTCGGCTCTCCGCGGCTTGCGTTCTCGGGCG GTTAGCTATGGGGGCGGTTCGTACTCATTGAGTAGTTGTAAGGCGGGAGGAGGTTCATTGGATCATTACACGACCTGTGCTAAGCTGTCAGAGGATCCTTTGAAAGAGAGCTCTCCTTCTGATATGTTGGTGGATTCTTTCGGGAGACTCCACACTTACTTGAGGATCTCCTTGACGGAGCGCTGCAATCTGAGGTGTCAATACTGCATGCCGGCAGAAGGCGTAGAACTTACTCCGAGCTCTCACCTTCTTTCGCAGAATGAGATTGTGAGTTTAGCGAATCTGTTTGTTACCTCTGGCGTCAACAAGATTCGATTGACTGGGGGAGAGCCGACCATCAGGAAAGATATCGAAGACATATGCTTGCAGTTGTCTAGTCTTAAAGGGTTAAAGACACTGGCTATGACAACCAATGGAATCACTCTTGCCAGGAAGCTTCCCAAGCTTAAAGAGTTTGGCCTTAATTCTATCAATATCAGCCTAGATACATTGGTGCCAGCTAAATTTGAATTCTTGACTAGGCGCAAAGGGCATGAGAAGGTCTTGGAATCTATCAATGCTGCTGTCGACCTTGGCTACAATCCTGTGAAA GTGAACTGTGTTGTTATGCGTGGCGTCAATGATGATGAGATATGTGATTTTGTGGAGTTGACTCGAAGTAAACCGATTAATGTGCGATTCATTGAGTTCATGCCTTTCAATGGAAATGTCTGGAATGTGAAGAAACTAGTGCCATACTATGAAATGCTAGATAAAGTG GTTGCGAAATATCAAGGCCTTCAGAGAATACAGGATCACCCTTCAGAAACAGCCAAGAATTATAGGATAGATGGGCATCACGGTACGGTTTCTTTCATCACGTCAATGACTGAGCATTTTTGTGCTGGTTGCAATAGACTGCGACTTTTAGCTGATGGGAACTTCAAAGTATGCTTATTTGGGCCCGCAGAG GTTAGCTTAAGAGATCCCCTTCGTGCTGGTGCTGAGGAAGATGAGCTCAGGGAAATAATTAGTGCAGCG GTCAAGAGAAAGAAAGCTGCACATGCTGGTATGCTCGACATTGCAAAAACTGCAAATAGGCCAATGATACATATAGGTGGCTAA